The Colletotrichum destructivum chromosome 8, complete sequence genome includes the window ATAAGCTGACAGCGGTCTTTTGAGTTTACCATCCGAGGCTCGGGACCCTGGAGCAATAGGGTTATCTCGGTAAACAATCGTCCAAACATAAACTCTTTACCGGAGATCTTCGTCTCGGTGATCGTTGCAGCATCCCGCCCTCCCATTCACAAACTATATTGTTAATCAAGCTTTTCTTAGCCCCATGTCACACGCCTAGGTACGGAAAACAATCGGTTACCCCACATCAAAGCTTGTTCCAAAGTCTGGTCTCTGGAGGATTTCTTGACGACCTCCGGCCTCATACCGGGGCCCACCGATAGGGGTTCATAGTCAACACCTGAATGAACTCGGTTCACGGTGTACTCCTTCGGGATGCCGGTATTCGGGACGCAAGAGGCACATCTGATTTCTTGTGTAGTGGATGAGCATATCTCACTATGGTCTTGGTCATTGATTAAAAGATTAACAACCGCTACGAAGTATTCAGGGGTGAACAATACACCTTCCTAACTCGCTTTCAAACAGACCAGCCTCCGTGCTTATTGCCACATCCATCTCCTTTGATTCCCTCTATTCAAGAACCATCCATGTCCAGCCGTATCGTGGACGAGCTCACCGAGCTCATCTCAACCCTTTCGTCGGCTTCAGCGGACCTGAATGAATTCTTGTCTAAACGTGGGCTGCCAAAGCACTCTAGCGAAGCCCCTACGCCCATCATCGATCTCATCCCTGAGAACTTGCCCTACTTCCAGGCGAAGAGCTCAATCATTGACGCTGCTGAACGCATTGTTCGCCTGGCGCGCGGTCCCCGAGATGCCCTCATCACTCTCAGTTTTGAACACTGCGCCACGGCTTCTCTTCAAGTTGCCCTCAAGTACAAGTTGGCCAACCACATCCCACTTGAAGGGACCACAACGTACGCAGCCGTCGCCGAAGCAGTCGGCAAACCCGAAATCACCCCCGCCCTCGTTGAGCGCATTCTTCAGCACACTTCTTCGTATGGCCTGTTCAAGGTACAGCCAGCTGTCGCACACAACGCCATGTCTGCGTTGCTCGTAACCGACCCTGACCTGGAAGCGTGGATGGACCTGAGTGCCACCATTGCCTACCCGGCAGGCGCCTCCGTGCCAGAGGCTCTCGGACGCTACGGTTACAGCATGGAGTCCAACGAGTCTGCGTACGGGGTCTCCATCGGCAGGAAAGTTTCTCAGTTCCAACGCTTCCGCGAAGCTGATGGCCAGCAGCTGCACGACATGTTTGCTCGCGCCATGCGCGGCATCGCAGTCGGGGGTGCCTACGACTCGCGTCACGCTGTCGACGGGGGTTATCCTTGGCACTTGCTGGAGCAGGACCACATCCGTCTcgttgtcgacgtcggcggtggcCCGGGCCACATCTCTATGGCCTTGGCGAAGAAGTATCCGAAGCTTCAGTTTGAGGTGCAGGACCTCCCCGAGACAATCGGAGTTGGTGCCAGATCCTGCCCCGAAGAGCTGAAGAGCCGTATCAGCTTTCGTCCCCATGATTTTATGAAGCCTCAGCCGGAGCACAAGGTCGGTGCCGGAGAGGGCATAGCGTATTTCTGCCGTTTTATCCTACACGACTGGAGTGACAAATATGCCCAAATCATTCTCCAGAGCCTGGCGTCATCACTGCGACCCGAGGATCGTATCATAATCAACGATGTCGTGGTCCCGGAACCAGGGCAAGAGAGCCGCGAGAAGGAGCGCCGGATGCAGTAGGTCAtatccccctccccgtgACTGGGACCGATGGCTAACAACAACTTAGTGACCGTGATttgttgatgctgatgaATCTGAATGGGCGTGAGCGGACAATGACTGCGTTTATGAATCTTTGCAGTGCAGTGACGCCCAGGCTTCAGGTGAAAAAAGTGTACCGTCCTGAGCTGGGAGAACTTTCACTTGTTGATATTTTCTTGGCATGAGAGGAATTGGATCCGGAAACTCTTAATAGTTGCCACTGTACCCGCAAGTTCTTTTACAGTAACAGATAGTTTGCTACTTGGAGGTTTTGTCCGTAGCTCTTATGACGACGGATTTGGGGTTTCTTGACGGAGAACGGATCTCAAATGATATAGGGTTAGCCCAGCAAGAAAGAGAATATGTTATGACAGTAAGTATACTACGAGAACGGAGTAATCGATTCATTCAAAGCAAGCAAGGTAAGCCAACCGTTATGCTGTTTACTGCTTCAACTCCTCCTAGTCAGCCTGAAAGCTGGGTATCTCTGAGCTGGTATCCTAGATGTGCTATGCCTAATAGCAGGTGTGTCCAATAAAAAGCATGCCTGAAAACTGATTTGATACCAACATGAGATCTGAAATCCGATCCAGTCTACACGTCTGGTttttcttgggggggggggggggggggggtttgcCTCGACGCAGCGTACCGAACAATTTCACAAAGTCCTCCTAAAGTAATAACTTACTTAACTCCCGCACCCCATCCTTGAGGTAAGAACACATGAGAAAACAAGCATTGAATCATGTATGCTTGATACGATTTGCTTTGAAAGTGATTCTTTCAAGTTCCTCCTGAAGTGCCTGGTGATGTTGATCGATAATGTTAGACATGCGTCCCTTGGTGATGTGTGTGGCCGCCGAAGGGTGCCAGTGACGCAGCCTCTTGATAAGAGGGTCGACGTGTTCCCAGAGGTGTGTCAGCACCAGGTGTGCGGTAACGACTCGCTGCGAGTCGTTATCCAGACAGTAGCTCCCGACGAACGAGGTGGTGATCGCTATGCGGCCGAACAGCGGGAACTGCGATTGGTCTTCGGACgaaccgtcgtcgtcaaggacagCCGCATACCAGCCAAGGGCCTTGTACACGGCCACGTAGACTAGAACAAGCACCTCTTGTCTCATGAAGCAGCGACAGTCGAGGAGATTGTTGAGTTTGTGGAGGATGTCTCGGTTGTGCGACAGCACGGTTCCCATCTCACGGggcatgtcgtcgtcgagcggGTGCCCCAGATGCGACGTGCAAGCCGAGCCTTTAACGGCAGTGAGGCAACCTTGCGCCGGGACGTGGAAGTCGGAGACGATCCCCAGGACCTCCAAAGTACAGTCGTGAGTCGTGGCGCAACGAGAGATTCCATAGTTCGAGTATGTGCTTGAGCCTCTGCGCGCGGAGTCCACTGTGTTGGAACGCCCAGGCTGTACGTCCTTTGACTGTGGAAGCCCGTGACTCAGAGGCTGGTCAAACAAGGAGGCAGCGTCATACTTCTGCGTCATAGGAGTGGGTATCACCGCAGATGACTGCTTTGATGGGCTAGTAGCCAGGTCGGTCAGATTCGTCGCAACTCCAAAGTCTACGGCTGCGTCGTCTAAGCACAAACCCTGGTCCATCAGGTTATCGGAGTCCGAGTTTCCTTCCAGCAGCCACAAGATATCATCTTGGAGGTCGACGGGGTGTTCTGAAGATTGTTCTGATAGCCGGCgctcttgttgttgttgttgttgttgttgttgttgttgttgttgttgttgtggtgAGACTTGCGAGACGTTCGAGACTGGAGAGGCATTGGCCACGGCCATTGACGGCCTATCTCGGATGGCCAGCGGTGTCGGCTCCCGAGTCTCCGAGATGGAATGGGGTGAGGCGGGAACACGAGGGCGTTCACCGGTTCGCATCGACATGCTGTATGCGCATTCGAGATCCTTTGCTTCGCATCGCTGGCATTTGGGATTTTGTTTGCCGCAGCGGATCTTTTGAGAGCTGCAAGCGTTGCAGGACTTGCGGACTTTGCGTCGTTTGCGGTTATGGTTCATGTCTTCTCTTGGCGTTTGTGTCGACATTGTCTATCAGGACAGGTTGAGTACGGAGGTTTAATATGTGGGTAGGTTGGACTGCACACTGACGCGATGTCCGTCGCACTAGCAAAGGTCTAGCTAGTTTACCTCTTGGATAGCTGAAAGGGGCCAAAAAGAAACAACGTCACTTGGCCACCGCCTGTACACAATGCCTGTTGTCGAGTACGGGTGACATATCTCACAATGTGagtcgaggaggggggaaagctcgcagaagaagacataaggctcctcctcgccgttgcaAACTCGGTGTCTGGTAGAATCGGAGGGTAATAAGAGTTTAAGTAGAGCGTTATTTTTTATCGGCATCCAAGTTGGAGGCTTCGTCTCGAGTCAAGTTCATACTCTGACAGAAAGTTAGCTAGCCGTAGATCCGCATGATGTCGGAAGCCAGTGGGGCAGTTGGCTCTATGGAAAAGCCAACACAGGTAAGTCAGTGTAGAGCCATACAGCTGAAGATCTGGAAGACGGTACAACTGCAGATTTCTGGACACTATTAGAGACTGAACTTCAGAGTAGAACGTCGCCGGACTTCGTCCTTTGGTCAGACCAATACAAGTGAGCTGGGCTGATGTAGACTGTTCGCTGTCAGTGTAGATAGGTGCTGACATGTGGCGCTCGACAACGAGGGTGTTGCGAACCGGACCCGATTTTGCTCACTTCCCGATCATGGAAGTAGTTTGAAGGCTTTAGCAATCGGCAGCCTGGTCTTACCTCTCAAATTGAGTTCCCAATGTTTTATTCTTTTGAACTCAGTTGTGGCGTGACGCTCCTCGTACTGATATGGTTCATTAGCACACCACCAGCCAACCCGCGGCCTGCGGTCAGGACAAAGcctgcagcaagcccttcGTTGTTACTAAGCAGTTAGCGAAGCCAGCTAATAAGTTCTATCTCCAGGGGCCTCCAAACTGTCCTCTGTGTGCGTTATGCCTTCCAATTCAACAGAGGCAAGCTTGAGGGGTGGGTGTCAGCAAGGCCTAGCCCAGCGGCGGAAGATTCCGCAGACGCGGCTGGTATGCTTCACCCGATTAtatttttgtttttttttaGGAAACTTTACCAGCGGGTGTCGAGGCATGTATACCTGTAGGTAATTATTGCGAATTCTAGGATTGGCGAGGGACCCCCGTCAAACCGAAAATACATACACATCACCCTACTCCTAGACATCACGTGGTTCTTCTCGCAGTGCTGGGATACAGCAAGCTGTTGAATACAGCCAAAGACCTTGTCGATTACTTTATACGGATATAAGCATGTGCTGTGGAAATAACTGCAACCGTTGTTTTCCCTCCACCGTACCTATGGGGAAGTCCGACGACCGACGCTAGCACTCGTTAGAAAAGATCCGGTCAAGCCCCCGTTTCCCGGCCACCGACGGACGGGCTTGGTTTGAACTTCCCACTTACTTATCACGACCATCGCGCATCGCTACTAAGATCAAACAAGCACTTGGTTCGAACCAAGGTTCGTCCCATGAATCACACATGGCTCCCGAATCTCTGCAAGCTCCGGCGGGTCCGCCGCGCAAGGGTGAGCGAACACTGCCTGGTGATTTCGATAGGGTTCTTGCAATGGT containing:
- a CDS encoding Putative O-methyltransferase domain, S-adenosyl-L-methionine-dependent methyltransferase superfamily, producing MSSRIVDELTELISTLSSASADLNEFLSKRGLPKHSSEAPTPIIDLIPENLPYFQAKSSIIDAAERIVRLARGPRDALITLSFEHCATASLQVALKYKLANHIPLEGTTTYAAVAEAVGKPEITPALVERILQHTSSYGLFKVQPAVAHNAMSALLVTDPDLEAWMDLSATIAYPAGASVPEALGRYGYSMESNESAYGVSIGRKVSQFQRFREADGQQLHDMFARAMRGIAVGGAYDSRHAVDGGYPWHLLEQDHIRLVVDVGGGPGHISMALAKKYPKLQFEVQDLPETIGVGARSCPEELKSRISFRPHDFMKPQPEHKVGAGEGIAYFCRFILHDWSDKYAQIILQSLASSLRPEDRIIINDVVVPEPGQESREKERRMHDRDLLMLMNLNGRERTMTAFMNLCSAVTPRLQVKKVYRPELGELSLVDIFLA
- a CDS encoding Putative aflatoxin regulatory protein, coding for MSTQTPREDMNHNRKRRKVRKSCNACSSQKIRCGKQNPKCQRCEAKDLECAYSMSMRTGERPRVPASPHSISETREPTPLAIRDRPSMAVANASPVSNVSQVSPQQQQQQQQQQQQQQQERRLSEQSSEHPVDLQDDILWLLEGNSDSDNLMDQGLCLDDAAVDFGVATNLTDLATSPSKQSSAVIPTPMTQKYDAASLFDQPLSHGLPQSKDVQPGRSNTVDSARRGSSTYSNYGISRCATTHDCTLEVLGIVSDFHVPAQGCLTAVKGSACTSHLGHPLDDDMPREMGTVLSHNRDILHKLNNLLDCRCFMRQEVLVLVYVAVYKALGWYAAVLDDDGSSEDQSQFPLFGRIAITTSFVGSYCLDNDSQRVVTAHLVLTHLWEHVDPLIKRLRHWHPSAATHITKGRMSNIIDQHHQALQEELERITFKANRIKHT